The sequence ACTTTAATGGCCAGGAAAAATGCTTTCAGCGGTTCAACCTGCCAGAACCTGTGCTTTGCGTTGGTGGATATATGCAGATTCAACTTTTGGGCAGAGTTCAGAGACAAGAAATGGACGACTTGTTTTACATATGGTTTGTGTTCATCTTTtctctctttggttgaaacgGTCTACTTACTATATGCTGCTATATCTATCAGCAAGTTGTTGTACTGGACTTGCATTGCATTACTGACCGAAAAAACTGGATTGTAGATGTTTTTATAAGAAGGCCGGTTGACTAAAATCATATATGTGATTTTGACGATATTTCATTCTTATGTGCAGTATAAGTCATGTGAGAGTTGTAGGGCGACCTCTGGGCCCTGCATTCGACGTAGAGGTGCTAGAACCGTCTCAAGAATTTGTGTTGAAGTACAATCGAGATGTTTTTGGATGCATGTTGCAAAGCTTGACTAATGGAAGTCATCAAGACTCAAATGTTCCTCCAACACTATCAGATGACCTTGTGGTTGATGCTGGCATTGTTGAGTTCTTTTTACAGAACCACCATCCAGGTTTCGAACTCATGGGATGGGGGGATGACGAAGAGGATGATGATGAAATGGATGAAGTGGGAGTTTTGTAAATTTAACACCGCAATTGATGCATGTTCGCTCGTCTTTGACAGTCCTTAATTAAGTAGTTTTCCAGCTGTACTTAAAAAAGTTATAGAGCTGCTTAAACCCTCATGGATgaaattgtatttttgttgtATGATTTGTTGAGATGCTTCTACTTTGCTTTTTCAATAACAAATCAGTAAAGAGATCCATTCTCCTTCGTGCAAATGACATTTTCATTACTGTTTGCTTTTGCACATACGGTAAGTGAGGCTGTATCGACAATTTTctagaataattatttaaaaaaggaATATGAAGTTATTATAATAACGCGATCACACTAAATTTAacgacataaaaataaaattaacaatagGTTACTTTGTTTTGGATAAAGTAAGATACGAACCCTCGCAAGAGAGTGTTGGTATTTGAGGAAAACACAGCGTTTGTTCAGTCGGCTTTGTATCAGATTCGTAGACGGTAAACTTTCTCTTCTCTAAAGGTTAGCCTTTTCTCATCTGAGTTTTTTCGCCTAGAAGCACAAGCTACTACTGTCTTAGTTTTCATCTACAAATTAGGGATTTCATTTGGTTCTAGTAACTTGtatgttaattgatgatttgaGCAATTTTCTGGGTTCATAGAGGTTCAAGTTTATCTTTTTGACCAGGATTATTGCACTTGTGTATAACTGTAGTCGGTGTATCCAAAACCTATGGGGCTGGTTAGTTGGATAAGTCAGAGCCTTGAATTCTGGCCTCTTCCAGACCATAACTAGAACCTTCTcacattaataaaattttggCAACTAGAAAAGAGGGAGATACATAGATTGGGGACAAAGAATTTACTAATTGTTTTTGCTTCTGTTAGATAAATGACAAGCCGCTTCTGTAATATTGTCTTGCAATCACCAGCCAGCTCATGTCGTTTTTATATCTCAATCAACCCTGCAAAATTTACTATTTCTGCACCCAGATCAAATTGTATCTCATCATCTATCAGCTTTGAGGGATCCCAAAAGAGATGTATTGGGTATTCTAACTCCAACCTGAAGAATAGCTGCCGCACGTTAACAGTTACAACTGCTGCGAGTCGCAGGAAGGCGTGCTGTGATATTTCTTTCTGGTCCCAAAATGTGAATATGAGGCTTTTCTTACCTACTCAATCGAAGTTTCGCAAATTTGGGTGTAATTCTGGACAGCGAAATCATACGTCTGCAGGTTTATTTATTGGATTTTTAGTCTGCTGCTCTGCCTCTGAACCGGTACATGCTGAAGCATCAGGAAGAAGTATGGGAGACAGCTGTGATTCCTCAACCACTGGCTATTCGCATGGAAAGAAGGTCTATACTGACTATTCTGTAATTGGTATACCTGGAGATGGAAGATGTTTATTTCGTTCTGTTGCTCATGGTGCTTGTGTAAGATCAGGGAAGCCCCCTCCTAATGAGAACTTACAGAGGCAATTAGCAGATGAATTGCGGGCCAGAGTAGCAGATGAATTTATAAAGAGGAGAGAAGAGACCGAATGGTTCATCGAAGGTGATTTTAACACATATGTTGCCCAAATAAGGAATTCTCATGTGTGGGGAGGTGAACCAGAACTTTTGATGGCTTCTCATGTTCTCCAGATGCCAATTAGTGTTTACATGTATGACCAGGACGCCAGTGGCCTGATTTCTATTGCTGAATACGGGCAAGAATATGGCAAGGACAATCCTATTAAGGTTCTGTATCACGGATTTGGTCATTACGATGCATTGCACATTCCCGGGAAGAAAGGACCAAGATCGAAACTTTAAACTGCAAATTCATTGTAAATGTTTATCTTGGAGGAGAAGAGACATGCACAGGCTTTTGAGCTATGTTATTGTCTAGAATGTAACAAGTAGACTGAATGTGAATAGTCAAGAGAGATGTTTCTGAATATGTGCTCTCTAGTAGTTTGTGTTCTTCCCTTGATGAATCGTGTACTCTTAACCATTTTTCCTCTCCATTTGTCTATCAAGTCTGAGTTCTGAAGTATCTTTTTAATAATGATTGCAAGATGAATGCAGCCTTTCCTTTTCTCTGAAAAAAAAGTGTATCCATTAACTTTGTTCATGCACTAGAGACATACTTGTATACATTAGTGAAACTCTAGCATATCCAAGCATTAGGATCTTAAAATGGAGAATCTTTTTTACTATTAAATCCAGAAGAACTCTTTTTTAAGTTCGTTCACCTACAAGGAACTATCCTCAATCACTTTTATTGCTTAGTGTGGTAATATTTTGTTCTTACCTACAAGTAGCGTGTATGATAAAAACTCATCCTCCCTATTATTAGTTAATGGTATGCTGTAACCCCACAGTTGCAAAGTGACAGTTTTACAGTGATTCCTCAGTGCTTACAGATAACTCAGAAATTAGTTTATCCATGAAGAAAGTTTTGAGGCTTCTAAAGTTTACACAGTAAATGCAGCCATTGTGATGTCATTTCCACTTCTAAAATAGGGTGGAAACAGTGGCCATTTTCTCTATCCCTGTATGCATATTGTTCCATTCTCTAGGTTTTGTTCTGTTTCTGCTGGTCTGTGTGTTCAATTGGCGTTCATTCTTTTGTTGAGTTTTTTGGGTGAACTCCAGATGCGTAGGTAATTCTTGGTTGCATGCTAATTTTCGTTTCTTTTCTTAATGCACCTAACTGTTAGTATCTTCCCTATGCTTGTCTTTCTTGCCTCATTTTTGCTTTCTCATTGCATTGGTTAGATGGTTTCCAGATTTTTCTTCTTGGTGTTTTTGAATTGGAAAATTGGTTAATGCATCAAGGATGAGAATTTTTATGTGTGTTCTGACTTGATGCGGGAGTTACATTCCTTGAAAGCAGCTTAAGCAAAGCCATTTTCGTGAGCCTTTCAGTAGCCCCAGGAACAAATATAAACTGgctttagttttatttattttacttactTCCACTCTATCTTTTTCAATATGAATAATTTTGCTGATTGCATGAATTATGTATTTTGTGATGAATCAGGGTTTGGAACTTTTGATTAAATTTGCTTTGGTATGGAGACGCAAGTTGATTTTGTGCAATGGCTTGAAACAGACATGTCTCTGAACATTCTGATGCGTTTGGATGATCCAGCTGATGTGGTCCGTGCTGCCTCTGTTTCATGCCTTTGGCGTCAATTTGGTGTGTCGTTCAAGCCTTAAGTTTTTCCTTTAAAGCAGTTATTGCCTTATTTAGTACTTTATTTAGGCTGTGAGACTGAAAACCTGTTCTCTTTTTCATCTATCATAATACTACACTCTCAACgttgttatgttttataaatgATAAGTCATAAATTGCATTCTCCTATTTCCATTCTCTTCTAGTCTTTTACCTATGCTTGCTATATTTAATGTGTCTAAGATCTCATAGTTGACTATCCTTTATTCTTTCACCATTATAGATACTCAAGTAAAGAGCCTTTCTGCATTGGTAACATTTTCTTTCTTTGCATCTACACCTACTTTGAGCATTGACGCTAAATCTGCAACTTGAATATGCCTGGAATGAGCACAAATAAGTAGAGCCTCAGACAAAGGAAGGATCCTCTTAAGGGTACAGCCAACCAATCATGATCaaatttctttgattttttcttgaaataccAGGTGCAAGCAAATTAATTAATGCATGTGACAAAGAACATTATGTAAGAGAACCTCTTGAGGTTCAAAATGTAAGGTTAGACCTTGACCAAATTACCTGACCCCTTTTGTTTGTCTTGCTATCTACAAATATGATGTCTAGTACCATCggaaatttttatataagttgaAATACTGCAATACATTTCCTACCTTGGCTGTGAAGACCTCTAATATACCTCTGTTTCTTGTGTCTTTGTTTCTCTTTATATTTTAGAAACTTTGCATAGATCTTCCTTTTTCCACAATTCCTGATTCTTTATGACTTGATGGCTGAGTGGCTAAGTAAGGGAAGAATTGTGATAGATATTTCATGAACACCAAATTAATTAGTCCGTGAACTTGAATCCTTTTCGCGGTATTAAATCGACAGgaaatttcagaaaaaaaaactgTTTGGTTtgtctttttgttttcttcttggGGCTAGTGAGTGTTCGGATTTGGTTCTATGAATTGGTTTTGGGGGAGAAGTGTAGAACTTTCTCAAAATGGTCTAAAACATTTTCAAGCTTTCATATAgcgaaattaatttttttttttactgaacatgttttttaataaaagattcttttttCGGTTGAAGGAAAAAGACTGTTCCAGGAAGAGAAAGTAAAAAGGTAAAGAATCTTTTGGGGACACAATGCAATTCTGCAAAAGCTGAAAGGATACCCCTGCTTGAGGCTCTATTGTTTCCATCTCAAACTACTTATATCCCGGTTTCCAGTTCTCTAGAAACATTGATATGTTTGCTTCAGAACGAAAAAAACAGTTGATTTCTCTATGAAAACAAACACCACCATTTTTTGGATTGCTATATGGATGGTTCTCTCTAGAAGTATAATCTTGTTGTGATGGCTCACTTGGTctttttgtttgtcctcaaatgtCATCTGATCTATCTAGTTGAGTGTAGCTTGTCCATTTGCATGTTGCAAATTTTCTTTCGAGTTTGCAAGCAGTAATTAATCGGGAGTAGTATTttgtaaataacttttttttgataaattattagTTGGCGACACTAAACTTGCATATCATTTTTTCCTTCTGTGGTTGGTGTGTGGTGTCACTAATTTAGATATGTTGAAGTCGAGAACTTAGTGACTGTATCTTGGTCTGTTAGCCTTCCAATTTCATCACTCTCTCTGTCATTTTGACGGGGCATCAATTTCTTAGAATTTCTTTCATACAGAAAACTGATGCTATAATGAGCATTTATTCAAGAAATTTAGGGATGCCGTTTTTTGCTACTTGAAGTTCATTGAAGGTTTAAAATCATATGGGAAATGAATGAGTTGAAGGTCTTCTTATTTGTTTGCAGTGGCTATAAATGGAATTTCCAAGCAACTGTGTCTGAGAAAGTTTCCGCAGCTTTCTAGCATTACATGTATAACGGAACCAGATTTGAGAGTAGCAGAAAGAAAAGACGAGTCTAGCAATTCCAGTTGGGAGGCTCTAAAAAGAGACCATATTGTTTATGCTTCTCTACTTCAAGATATTGAAACATCAAACTTATGCCCAAGTGATTGCATGGGTCAGGCAGTCGGGGCTTCAAGTACGGACCGTTATCCATTTGAAAGTATTGTGAATACTCTAGCTCCATCAAACAGATATGGAATTAGTCCTTCATATTGGTCAAGTATAGGGCACAGTGATCCCAATGCTCCCGAGACACTAATTTACAAATTGAAAGCTGATCTTTGTTGTATCACTGAAATTAACATACAACCTTTTGAAGGTGATTGTTCATTCTCTCTTATCATCACCTTGTGGCACTGGATGCCCTCTTGACCACTCATAATCAGACTTCCAAAGTTTTTGGCACTCTTTTACTAATATGTTCGCAATTCAGTTTATTTCCACCGAGGCAGGCCCATATGCTCCGCGAAATCTGTTTGATTTCGATTAGGACATCTCAAATCCTCAAGAGAAAAGAGTTATCTCCTGGACTTCCCCAAGCTACAGCCTGCTAATGACAAGTTTATATGGACATATACCTCGAAAGAATTCCAGATGAGACAGGTGCAGTTATTAACTTTACTTATCCTAACACAGGTGATCTTATTGACTAAATTGTTGTTTTACTTGGTGGAGGCACAAACAAGTTTATTCTGGTCGTAGGTGGAACAGTTCCAACAATAAAAAGAAGTAGTGGAAGAGTTCACCACTGATAAAGAGCTAAGGCATCTAAGTCTTGTCATAAGTAAAAAGTGAAACATCATCTACAGGCCTTCTAAAGGAGTGTCATAGTGTAAT comes from Solanum pennellii chromosome 1, SPENNV200 and encodes:
- the LOC107001921 gene encoding OTU domain-containing protein At3g57810-like; this encodes MTSRFCNIVLQSPASSCRFYISINPAKFTISAPRSNCISSSISFEGSQKRCIGYSNSNLKNSCRTLTVTTAASRRKACCDISFWSQNVNMRLFLPTQSKFRKFGCNSGQRNHTSAGLFIGFLVCCSASEPVHAEASGRSMGDSCDSSTTGYSHGKKVYTDYSVIGIPGDGRCLFRSVAHGACVRSGKPPPNENLQRQLADELRARVADEFIKRREETEWFIEGDFNTYVAQIRNSHVWGGEPELLMASHVLQMPISVYMYDQDASGLISIAEYGQEYGKDNPIKVLYHGFGHYDALHIPGKKGPRSKL
- the LOC107025162 gene encoding LOW QUALITY PROTEIN: F-box protein At4g00755-like (The sequence of the model RefSeq protein was modified relative to this genomic sequence to represent the inferred CDS: substituted 1 base at 1 genomic stop codon) — its product is METQVDFVQWLETDMSLNILMRLDDPADVVRAASVSCLWRQFVAINGISKQLCLRKFPQLSSITCITEPDLRVAERKDESSNSSWEALKRDHIVYASLLQDIETSNLCPSDCMGQAVGASSTDRYPFESIVNTLAPSNRYGISPSYWSSIGHSDPNAPETLIYKLKADLCCITEINIQPFEVYFHRGRPICSAKSVXFRLGHLKSSREKSYLLDFPKLQPANDKFIWTYTSKEFQMRQENRLQQFKLPEPVLCIGGYLQIELLGRAQRCDIDNLFYICIDYVKVRGRPLSPAFGVQNIELSGDFVLEYKRVSLIHVAELV